From the Marinomonas sp. THO17 genome, one window contains:
- a CDS encoding ABC transporter permease produces the protein MLLTQQSLGWKIKSALYFITGSIAAFLALPIFFIIALSFGSSQWLVFPPPSWTIKWYERFFSNPQWIESALTSLQVAIITSILATLIALPASFALVRGKFPGRDYLYSLFTLPMIVPVVIIAVATYSMFLSLGLTGTLVAFVISHVIVAVPFAMISIINSLKLFDQSIENAAVICGAHRLQAILKVTFPSIKPGIFAGALFAFLVSWDEVVISVMMASPELQTLPVKMWSTLRQDLTPVIAVASTLLIFLSLFIMLAANFLRKRSH, from the coding sequence ATGCTACTCACGCAACAATCGTTAGGATGGAAAATTAAGTCCGCCCTGTATTTTATAACGGGTTCTATTGCCGCCTTTTTGGCATTGCCCATTTTCTTCATCATCGCTCTGTCATTTGGTTCATCCCAATGGCTAGTTTTTCCACCACCGAGCTGGACCATCAAATGGTACGAGCGGTTTTTTAGTAACCCGCAATGGATTGAGTCCGCATTAACCAGCTTGCAAGTCGCCATCATCACCTCCATTTTGGCAACACTCATCGCTTTACCAGCTTCTTTTGCTCTGGTACGAGGAAAGTTCCCGGGGAGAGATTATCTTTATAGCTTGTTTACTTTGCCTATGATTGTCCCTGTGGTGATTATTGCAGTAGCAACCTACAGCATGTTTTTGAGCCTTGGACTCACGGGCACCTTAGTCGCTTTTGTTATCAGTCATGTGATCGTAGCGGTTCCGTTCGCCATGATTTCCATCATCAATTCACTTAAGTTGTTTGATCAGTCCATCGAAAATGCCGCTGTCATTTGCGGAGCTCATCGTTTACAAGCCATTTTAAAAGTCACCTTTCCATCCATTAAACCGGGCATTTTTGCTGGCGCCCTGTTTGCCTTCTTGGTGTCTTGGGACGAAGTGGTGATTAGCGTAATGATGGCCAGTCCTGAGTTGCAAACCTTGCCCGTGAAAATGTGGTCAACACTGCGCCAAGACCTCACTCCGGTAATTGCGGTGGCGTCTACATTACTGATTTTCTTATCCCTATTCATCATGCTTGCCGCTAACTTTTTACGTAAGCGCAGTCACTAG
- a CDS encoding ABC transporter ATP-binding protein produces the protein MTRAKPSSPLVTLKLLNKKYGQFTAVNDINLEIEKGEFLTFLGSSGSGKSTTLSMIAGFESPSSGDILLHDDSLIPVPSHKRGIGMVFQHYSLFPHMSVRDNIGFPLDIRKVPKTERNKKVDEILQLVQLSDFADRRPAMLSGGQKQRVAIARALVYEPEILLMDEPLGALDKKLREDLQDELRQLHRRLGITIIYVTHDQDEAMRLSERIAIFKDGEIVGLGSGTDLYNTPPNAFVASFLGNSNFLKVRTQAHDQVLFEDQTLKLGKQAQSVAEQTDVLLMIRPENIHVLSKEVAALQPLNEDVNEITATVEETVFLGETYTCSLVTASGQRLMGKVVAREHSEVSAGTEVCVRWSVQHSCVYDKWSEQDIMKAS, from the coding sequence ATGACGAGAGCAAAGCCTTCATCTCCTCTGGTTACCCTGAAATTACTGAATAAAAAATACGGTCAATTTACAGCGGTTAATGACATCAATTTAGAGATAGAAAAAGGAGAGTTTTTAACCTTTTTAGGTTCCAGTGGTTCGGGAAAAAGCACCACACTTTCTATGATCGCCGGATTTGAGTCGCCTTCCTCCGGCGACATTCTATTACATGATGATTCGTTGATTCCTGTCCCTTCCCATAAACGTGGCATTGGCATGGTATTTCAACACTACTCGCTGTTTCCACACATGAGTGTGCGTGACAATATTGGCTTCCCTCTGGACATTCGTAAGGTCCCTAAAACTGAGCGCAATAAAAAAGTGGATGAAATTCTGCAGCTTGTGCAGCTAAGCGACTTTGCTGATCGTCGACCCGCTATGTTGTCGGGCGGACAAAAACAACGCGTGGCCATCGCCCGCGCCCTAGTTTATGAACCAGAAATCCTCCTGATGGACGAACCGTTAGGCGCTTTGGATAAAAAGCTCCGTGAAGATTTACAAGACGAGTTACGCCAACTCCATAGACGACTTGGCATCACCATCATCTACGTCACGCACGATCAAGATGAAGCCATGCGTCTATCGGAACGCATCGCTATCTTTAAAGACGGTGAAATCGTCGGTCTTGGCTCAGGTACAGATCTCTATAACACACCACCTAATGCTTTTGTCGCCTCTTTCTTAGGCAATTCCAATTTTCTTAAAGTCCGCACTCAAGCCCATGATCAGGTTCTCTTCGAAGATCAAACCTTAAAACTTGGTAAGCAGGCTCAATCTGTAGCAGAACAAACGGATGTATTGCTAATGATTCGTCCTGAAAACATTCACGTACTCTCTAAAGAAGTTGCTGCCTTACAGCCACTTAATGAAGACGTAAATGAAATTACCGCCACGGTTGAGGAAACCGTCTTTCTAGGGGAGACCTACACCTGCTCTTTGGTAACGGCTTCAGGTCAACGTTTAATGGGCAAAGTCGTTGCTCGAGAACACTCGGAAGTCTCAGCGGGAACAGAAGTATGTGTTCGTTGGTCTGTCCAACACTCTTGTGTGTATGACAAATGGAGTGAGCAGGACATTATGAAAGCGAGTTAA
- a CDS encoding FMN-binding glutamate synthase family protein, giving the protein MSNESNYNTSLRESATFDRATMAEIRRAANTGIYDIRGFGAKRKVPHFDDLLFLGASMSRYPLEGYRETCNTSVVLGDRFAKNPIKLDIPVTIAGMSFGALSANAKEALGRGASIAGTSTTTGDGGMTPEERGQSKKLVYQYLPSRYGMNPDDLRKADAIEVVLGQGAKPGGGGMLLGQKITDRVAQMRNLPKGIDQRSACRHPDWTGPDDLAIKIQELREITDWQVPIYIKVGATRTYYDVKLAVKAGADVIVVDGMQGGTAATQDVFIEHVGIPTLAAIPQAVQALQEMGMHRKVQLIVSGGIRNGADVAKCMALGADAVAIGTAALVALGCNDPKWEEDYQKIGSAAGFYDDYQEGKDPAGISTQDPELMKRLDPVAGGNRLANYLRVLTLEAQTLARACGKNDLRNLEPEDLVALNVEAAAMARVPLAGTNWIPGQQY; this is encoded by the coding sequence ATGAGTAACGAATCCAATTACAATACAAGCTTAAGAGAATCCGCCACATTTGACCGTGCCACCATGGCGGAAATACGCCGTGCGGCCAATACAGGAATTTATGATATTCGTGGCTTTGGTGCCAAGCGTAAAGTGCCACACTTTGATGACTTGCTTTTTTTGGGGGCGAGTATGTCGCGTTATCCTTTGGAAGGCTATCGAGAAACCTGCAATACCTCCGTTGTGCTGGGTGATCGCTTTGCTAAGAATCCCATTAAGCTGGACATTCCTGTGACCATTGCAGGGATGAGCTTTGGTGCTTTATCAGCCAATGCGAAAGAGGCGTTGGGACGAGGCGCCTCTATTGCTGGAACCTCTACCACTACGGGTGATGGTGGCATGACGCCAGAAGAACGTGGTCAGTCGAAAAAGTTAGTTTATCAATATTTGCCATCCCGTTACGGTATGAATCCAGATGATTTGCGTAAAGCGGATGCCATCGAAGTGGTCTTGGGACAAGGCGCTAAGCCCGGCGGTGGCGGTATGTTGTTAGGTCAAAAGATCACTGATCGTGTGGCCCAAATGCGTAACCTGCCAAAGGGGATTGACCAGCGTTCAGCCTGTCGTCACCCTGACTGGACTGGCCCAGATGATTTGGCGATCAAGATTCAAGAGCTTCGTGAGATCACAGATTGGCAAGTACCAATTTACATTAAAGTGGGGGCAACCCGTACTTACTATGATGTAAAACTTGCTGTGAAAGCAGGGGCAGACGTTATCGTGGTTGACGGCATGCAAGGTGGAACCGCGGCGACCCAAGACGTTTTTATTGAGCACGTTGGTATTCCGACATTAGCCGCCATTCCACAAGCGGTTCAAGCGCTGCAAGAAATGGGCATGCACCGTAAAGTGCAGTTAATTGTCTCGGGTGGCATACGCAATGGTGCGGATGTAGCCAAGTGTATGGCGCTAGGCGCAGATGCTGTGGCTATTGGAACGGCTGCTTTGGTGGCCTTGGGTTGTAATGACCCGAAATGGGAAGAAGATTACCAAAAAATTGGCTCGGCAGCCGGTTTTTACGACGACTACCAAGAAGGTAAGGATCCCGCCGGTATATCTACTCAGGATCCAGAACTAATGAAGCGTTTGGATCCGGTGGCCGGGGGTAATCGGTTAGCGAATTATTTGCGTGTCTTAACCTTGGAAGCACAAACCTTGGCAAGGGCATGTGGTAAAAATGATCTGCGAAATTTGGAGCCCGAAGATTTGGTGGCCTTGAATGTCGAAGCCGCAGCCATGGCGCGAGTCCCTTTAGCGGGGACGAATTGGATTCCTGGACAGCAGTATTAA
- a CDS encoding protein glxC, with translation MKTFDLATSSIRELNQALHAQQTSLTEKEWRVTNSKGDHNIAVGLDADLQVDIHGHAGYFCAGMNKTASVTVHGNAGQGLAENMMSGVVRVKGDASQAAGATAQGGLLVIEGNAGARCGISMKGVDIVVKGSVGHMSCFMGQSGSLVVCGDAGEALGDSLYEVHIYVKGEVKSLGADCIQKEMRPEHLEELSGLLAKAGVDEDPASFKRYGSARQLYTFKVDNASAY, from the coding sequence ATGAAAACATTTGATTTAGCCACCAGCAGCATTCGTGAACTTAACCAGGCCCTGCATGCTCAACAGACCTCTCTTACTGAAAAAGAATGGCGCGTTACCAATTCCAAGGGAGATCACAATATTGCCGTTGGTTTAGACGCGGATTTGCAGGTCGATATCCACGGTCATGCTGGTTACTTCTGTGCTGGCATGAACAAAACAGCCAGTGTCACGGTTCATGGTAATGCCGGCCAAGGTCTGGCGGAGAATATGATGTCAGGCGTGGTACGTGTGAAAGGTGACGCATCACAAGCTGCTGGCGCGACCGCGCAAGGCGGTTTGTTGGTCATTGAAGGCAATGCCGGGGCCCGTTGTGGTATTTCCATGAAAGGTGTGGACATAGTTGTCAAAGGCAGTGTGGGCCACATGAGTTGTTTTATGGGGCAATCTGGTTCTCTTGTAGTGTGTGGCGATGCGGGTGAAGCCTTGGGTGACTCGCTTTATGAAGTGCATATTTACGTTAAAGGTGAAGTGAAATCACTTGGCGCGGATTGCATTCAAAAAGAAATGCGACCAGAACATCTTGAAGAACTTAGCGGACTACTGGCTAAAGCAGGAGTGGATGAAGACCCTGCTTCTTTTAAGCGATATGGCTCGGCGCGTCAGCTTTATACCTTCAAAGTTGACAACGCATCGGCATACTAG
- a CDS encoding glutamine amidotransferase family protein — MCGIVGLYLKNDKYEGKLGALFEPMLVAMTDRGPDSAGFAIYGDDVASDWVKLTLRHPSDSFDWAGLADQLATALACEVDWMQNANVAVLKVKATEISVRDWFAENAKDVLILSAGQSIEILKEVGLPENIAAKFNLEGMKGSHIIGHTRMATESAVTMEGSHPFSTGSDLCLVHNGSLSNHNRLRDKLKREGITFETENDSEVAAGYLTWRLNKGDSLKVALENALKDLDGFFTFTIGTKDGFAVMRDPIACKPAVLAETEDYVAMASEYQALASLPGVENATVWEPEPARFYIWERK, encoded by the coding sequence ATGTGTGGAATAGTGGGTCTTTATCTGAAAAACGATAAATATGAAGGCAAATTGGGTGCGCTTTTTGAGCCCATGTTGGTCGCGATGACGGATCGTGGTCCGGACAGTGCAGGTTTTGCAATTTATGGTGATGATGTTGCCTCTGATTGGGTGAAGTTAACCTTACGTCATCCAAGTGACTCTTTTGATTGGGCTGGTCTTGCAGATCAATTGGCCACGGCATTGGCTTGTGAAGTGGACTGGATGCAGAACGCTAATGTGGCGGTGCTGAAAGTGAAAGCAACGGAAATAAGCGTTCGTGATTGGTTTGCTGAAAATGCTAAGGATGTGTTGATTTTGAGTGCGGGCCAATCGATTGAAATTCTAAAAGAAGTTGGGCTGCCGGAAAACATTGCTGCGAAATTTAACTTAGAGGGTATGAAAGGCAGTCATATTATTGGCCATACTCGCATGGCTACCGAGTCGGCAGTGACGATGGAGGGTAGCCATCCTTTTTCTACTGGATCCGATCTATGTCTGGTGCATAACGGCTCATTGTCGAACCACAACCGCCTGCGCGATAAATTGAAGCGCGAAGGTATCACATTTGAAACCGAAAATGATTCTGAGGTCGCAGCTGGTTACCTAACGTGGCGACTGAATAAGGGTGATTCGTTAAAAGTTGCGCTAGAAAATGCGTTGAAAGATCTAGATGGCTTTTTCACTTTCACCATAGGTACCAAAGATGGTTTTGCCGTAATGCGTGATCCTATTGCCTGTAAACCTGCGGTATTAGCGGAAACAGAAGACTATGTGGCGATGGCCTCTGAGTACCAAGCTTTGGCTTCATTGCCTGGTGTTGAAAATGCCACAGTGTGGGAACCAGAGCCAGCAAGATTCTACATTTGGGAACGCAAGTAG